One stretch of Natronobacterium gregoryi SP2 DNA includes these proteins:
- a CDS encoding MarR family transcriptional regulator, which produces MSLPDTSPDVDNLPPSAKYVVFALEAAGGSLSRCELQERTDLAERTLDDALDRLEAADVVRRDRAADDLRYVHVEIDEST; this is translated from the coding sequence ATGAGCCTACCCGATACCTCACCGGACGTCGACAATCTCCCACCGAGCGCGAAGTACGTCGTGTTCGCCCTCGAGGCCGCCGGCGGCTCGCTCAGTCGGTGCGAGCTCCAGGAGCGAACGGATCTTGCTGAGCGCACACTCGACGATGCACTCGATCGACTCGAGGCCGCCGACGTCGTCCGCCGCGATCGTGCCGCTGATGACCTCCGTTATGTTCACGTCGAAATTGATGAAAGTACGTGA
- a CDS encoding phage head morphogenesis protein — MAAITDPRLADLHGQDCSCGCAGRYAGQQDRREDPTRTKTARRRFAQHLRGRFDAIKFHINRGIVDNDAFGLRGPDVGGTLEAQSEALDREFEVHVETDDSITPGAGQFDFPSSSEAAEEFEGWLDEAIEREILEEYDGDRYIRKGYGRGVKHGDARMREAGVDVPDESLERALRHPVHEDKLELMYTRAFEELEGITAATAQSIRRELTDGLSQGMNPREIARNINDRVEAIGKTRATVMARTEVIRSHSEGTLDRYERMLGETDVTIQAELSTSADSRVCQECAEAAGRGPWPIDEFRGSEYQPPIHPQCRCAVIPVTN, encoded by the coding sequence ATGGCTGCGATCACCGATCCGCGACTCGCCGATCTCCACGGCCAGGACTGCAGCTGTGGCTGCGCCGGACGGTACGCCGGACAGCAGGATCGCCGCGAGGACCCAACCCGCACGAAGACTGCTCGCCGGCGTTTCGCGCAGCATCTCCGTGGCCGGTTCGACGCGATCAAGTTCCACATCAACAGGGGCATCGTCGACAACGACGCGTTCGGTCTTCGCGGACCTGACGTCGGCGGCACCCTCGAGGCGCAGTCTGAGGCTCTCGATCGAGAGTTCGAGGTGCACGTCGAGACTGACGACTCGATCACGCCCGGTGCCGGCCAGTTCGACTTCCCGTCGAGTTCCGAGGCCGCGGAAGAGTTCGAGGGCTGGCTCGACGAGGCGATCGAGCGCGAGATCCTCGAAGAGTACGATGGCGACCGCTACATTCGGAAGGGATACGGTCGCGGCGTCAAGCACGGCGATGCCCGGATGCGTGAGGCGGGGGTCGACGTTCCTGACGAGAGCCTCGAGAGAGCACTCCGTCATCCGGTCCACGAGGACAAACTCGAGTTGATGTATACGAGGGCGTTCGAGGAACTCGAGGGCATCACGGCGGCGACGGCTCAGTCAATCCGGCGTGAATTGACGGACGGGCTCTCGCAAGGGATGAACCCACGAGAGATCGCCCGGAACATCAACGACCGCGTCGAGGCCATCGGGAAGACCCGGGCGACGGTTATGGCGCGAACCGAGGTGATCAGGAGCCACTCGGAAGGGACGCTCGACCGGTACGAGCGGATGCTGGGTGAAACGGACGTCACGATCCAGGCAGAACTCTCGACGTCGGCTGACTCTCGAGTCTGTCAGGAGTGTGCGGAAGCTGCAGGTCGCGGCCCGTGGCCGATCGACGAGTTCCGCGGGAGCGAGTACCAACCGCCAATTCACCCGCAGTGTAGGTGCGCAGTGATCCCCGTCACCAACTGA
- a CDS encoding HK97 gp10 family phage protein: protein MDFDLEWESGFDPDNVQGTFERMLETADDRLMGAMTESTLNIEKGASQRSRRRSGTMANAWGSKVESRGNTIVAEVGNETHYAVHHEYGTKDITPAPMLRPAIDEEIRNLEREVRMAVIEASEQEGTA, encoded by the coding sequence TTGGACTTTGATCTCGAGTGGGAGTCTGGGTTTGACCCGGACAATGTCCAGGGGACGTTCGAGCGGATGCTGGAGACAGCAGATGATCGTCTCATGGGTGCGATGACGGAGTCGACACTCAACATCGAGAAAGGCGCGAGTCAGCGCAGCCGGCGGCGGTCGGGGACGATGGCGAACGCCTGGGGATCCAAAGTCGAGTCGCGTGGCAACACGATCGTCGCTGAAGTCGGCAACGAGACTCACTACGCCGTCCATCACGAGTACGGTACCAAAGACATCACACCGGCACCGATGCTACGACCGGCGATCGACGAGGAGATCCGTAACCTCGAACGCGAGGTACGGATGGCTGTCATCGAAGCATCTGAACAGGAGGGGACTGCATGA
- a CDS encoding major capsid protein, with translation MNGPGAAAQVSRGQDFGAQGAAEPVLAGQKARSNYKANASALPEDTWYELDDLMVTVAQERLNIVADWQAQGLIEMVPIGTTITSWQETNAFDDADVDMAPESTGDEDASIYQTKYAPVPIIHKDFKFNRREGDQHDVRGTDAPKATRSVLEKMEEFAVEGWNQKITDADGREARIYGLANHPDRNPYPGDDWTASGGENVDQNIREMISEAKEDNYYGPYRLYLSGEVDDALLAPSPDFDNMRLRQQVAQMNAIEEIIVSDKIPEGEAFLVDLSPEVIDAKMIEGGPVDAAEWENTPFVTKVKTFGGFSPRIKSDMGDDGERQCGVVHATGLLG, from the coding sequence ATGAACGGACCAGGAGCGGCGGCACAGGTATCGCGCGGACAGGACTTCGGCGCACAGGGCGCAGCGGAGCCGGTTCTTGCCGGCCAGAAGGCTCGCTCGAACTACAAGGCGAACGCCTCGGCACTCCCCGAGGACACCTGGTACGAGCTGGACGACCTGATGGTCACGGTCGCCCAAGAGCGGCTGAACATCGTCGCCGACTGGCAGGCCCAGGGCCTGATCGAGATGGTGCCGATCGGGACGACCATCACCAGCTGGCAGGAGACGAACGCGTTCGACGACGCCGACGTCGACATGGCACCGGAGTCGACCGGTGACGAAGACGCCTCGATCTACCAGACCAAGTACGCGCCCGTCCCGATCATCCACAAGGACTTCAAGTTCAACCGGCGCGAGGGCGACCAGCACGACGTCCGCGGAACAGACGCCCCCAAGGCGACCCGATCCGTCCTCGAGAAGATGGAAGAGTTCGCGGTCGAGGGCTGGAATCAGAAGATCACGGACGCCGACGGCCGCGAAGCCCGCATCTACGGGCTGGCGAACCACCCCGACCGAAACCCCTACCCGGGAGATGACTGGACGGCGTCGGGCGGTGAGAACGTCGACCAGAACATCCGGGAGATGATCTCCGAAGCGAAGGAGGACAACTACTACGGCCCCTACCGGCTGTACCTGTCCGGCGAGGTCGACGACGCGCTGCTCGCACCGTCGCCCGACTTCGACAACATGCGACTGCGCCAGCAGGTCGCGCAGATGAACGCCATCGAGGAGATCATCGTCTCCGACAAGATCCCCGAAGGCGAGGCGTTCCTCGTCGACCTCTCGCCCGAGGTCATCGACGCGAAGATGATCGAGGGCGGCCCGGTCGACGCTGCCGAGTGGGAGAACACGCCGTTCGTCACGAAGGTCAAGACCTTCGGTGGCTTCAGCCCCCGCATCAAGTCCGACATGGGCGACGACGGCGAACGACAGTGCGGTGTCGTCCACGCGACCGGTCTGCTCGGGTGA
- a CDS encoding phage tail tape measure protein: MAFERLRAQLELDTSGFKSSVQDAQSDLDGLSSRAQSAGKTMQRAGGIMTAGITAPLTALGAASISTASDVEEMGARFEEVFESSAESVEEWADTHADEIGRSQNQLQEYAANFGSLLSAMDATEEQTAEMSKELTTLTADLASFNNMTEDQVQQNLEAALAGQSRAVRKFGVDLSAARVEQQLMNDGLAESREEASEAELAQARLNAILEQTEDAQGDAARTSDSFANQMRSLRADTEELRAEIGQHLLPAATSLVGWASRAVGWFSELSDTQQKAIVITGGLAAALGPLLLAGGTLLAMLPSMAAGWGMATAAATGFAGSLAGGVVPAALAANVALGPITVPLWAIVAAIGAVIAAVGGLYYAFSNNLWGIRDTTMNVFSTVQGWLDRVPNGLLALLGPVGMLYEVWRNNLFGVQDVVGNVFDWIGDKIDWLRDQIERIPGLGDDDEFDQTDAIDDPEDPEPPEPTEEFEEAGENTAQSFGSGFQDGLVEQLETGDVEDHLSEGIEAQTDDVAEMEARMSELETIEERGIISDEAQQELDTLRSELPDARDELANLEDQLADVQEADDITEIESEVVADVAEAELQSEREEAEALKDVYDELENRDIDVESDIDPERFDEVDVGSQVDDVMADGDDSEPEEKVEEKLTEEMRRLRELFDELRIPVMVSVDEREFERVFETYADDIVFEGA; this comes from the coding sequence ATGGCTTTCGAGCGACTACGCGCACAGTTAGAGCTGGATACGTCCGGTTTCAAATCCAGTGTCCAAGACGCACAATCAGACCTGGACGGACTGAGCAGCCGGGCGCAATCAGCCGGGAAGACGATGCAGCGCGCCGGCGGTATCATGACGGCCGGTATCACAGCTCCGCTCACTGCACTCGGCGCAGCCTCGATCTCGACGGCGAGCGACGTCGAGGAGATGGGAGCAAGATTCGAGGAGGTGTTCGAGTCCTCGGCTGAAAGCGTCGAAGAGTGGGCAGATACGCACGCAGACGAGATCGGGAGAAGCCAGAACCAACTGCAGGAGTACGCTGCGAACTTCGGGTCCCTGCTGTCGGCGATGGATGCAACCGAAGAGCAGACAGCCGAGATGAGCAAGGAGCTCACAACGCTCACTGCGGACCTGGCGTCGTTCAACAACATGACTGAAGACCAAGTCCAGCAGAACCTCGAGGCCGCGCTCGCTGGCCAGTCGAGGGCGGTGCGGAAGTTCGGGGTCGACCTCTCCGCCGCTCGAGTCGAGCAGCAGTTGATGAACGATGGGTTGGCAGAAAGTCGGGAAGAAGCGAGCGAAGCCGAACTCGCCCAAGCACGTCTCAACGCGATCCTCGAGCAGACGGAGGATGCTCAGGGCGACGCCGCGCGGACATCGGATTCATTCGCGAATCAGATGCGATCACTCCGAGCGGACACCGAGGAGTTGCGCGCGGAGATCGGACAGCACTTACTGCCGGCGGCGACATCACTGGTTGGCTGGGCCTCAAGGGCAGTCGGCTGGTTCAGTGAACTGTCTGACACGCAGCAGAAGGCAATCGTCATTACGGGCGGCCTCGCTGCTGCGCTTGGCCCGCTACTGTTGGCAGGCGGGACGCTTTTGGCGATGCTGCCGTCGATGGCCGCCGGATGGGGAATGGCTACGGCGGCGGCCACAGGATTTGCGGGCTCGCTCGCTGGTGGAGTTGTACCAGCAGCTCTTGCTGCGAACGTCGCTCTCGGCCCAATCACTGTTCCCCTCTGGGCGATCGTTGCAGCCATCGGAGCGGTGATTGCTGCCGTTGGCGGCCTCTACTACGCTTTCTCGAACAACCTCTGGGGGATCAGGGACACAACGATGAACGTCTTCAGTACGGTCCAGGGGTGGCTGGATCGAGTTCCGAACGGGCTGCTGGCCCTCCTCGGCCCGGTTGGGATGCTCTACGAGGTATGGCGTAACAACCTGTTCGGCGTTCAGGATGTTGTCGGAAACGTCTTCGACTGGATCGGCGACAAGATCGACTGGCTCCGCGACCAGATCGAGCGCATCCCTGGTCTCGGCGACGATGACGAGTTCGATCAGACCGACGCGATCGACGATCCAGAGGACCCCGAACCGCCAGAACCCACCGAAGAGTTCGAAGAAGCCGGCGAGAACACCGCTCAAAGCTTCGGATCTGGGTTCCAAGATGGGCTGGTCGAGCAACTCGAGACGGGTGACGTCGAGGACCATCTTTCCGAGGGGATCGAGGCTCAGACGGACGACGTTGCCGAGATGGAAGCTCGGATGAGCGAGCTCGAGACGATCGAAGAGCGCGGTATCATCTCCGACGAGGCGCAGCAGGAACTCGACACGCTCAGAAGCGAACTGCCTGATGCTCGTGACGAACTCGCGAACTTAGAGGACCAGCTGGCCGACGTCCAGGAGGCCGACGATATAACGGAGATCGAGTCGGAGGTCGTGGCCGACGTCGCGGAGGCTGAACTGCAGAGCGAGCGCGAAGAGGCGGAAGCGCTGAAAGACGTCTACGACGAACTCGAGAACCGGGATATCGATGTCGAGTCTGATATCGACCCTGAACGGTTCGACGAGGTCGATGTCGGCTCTCAAGTGGACGATGTGATGGCTGATGGAGACGACAGCGAGCCGGAGGAGAAAGTCGAAGAGAAGCTCACCGAAGAGATGCGGCGTCTGCGCGAGTTGTTCGACGAACTCCGGATCCCGGTCATGGTCTCAGTCGACGAGCGCGAGTTCGAACGCGTGTTCGAGACGTATGCCGACGACATCGTTTTCGAGGGGGCCTAA
- a CDS encoding transposase, with the protein MTDDICGEPTGPDGDGEPCQRAAGWGRDVDHGPCVDHADDVGGTGRRSELEQNDSIVDLVAGELQNGATVPEACAEAGISTSSYHEWRRKGEASDADADEDVFVEFLEETTRARRIGAKRDRERLKELIAETGDTRTWYKLHHDQYGDSYREEGGDGDAAEGIPLVVPENARPDS; encoded by the coding sequence ATGACCGACGACATCTGCGGTGAACCGACCGGTCCAGACGGCGACGGTGAGCCATGTCAGCGCGCTGCTGGCTGGGGCCGAGATGTCGATCATGGTCCGTGCGTCGATCACGCCGACGACGTCGGTGGCACGGGCCGTCGCTCCGAACTCGAACAGAATGACTCGATCGTTGACCTCGTCGCCGGCGAACTCCAGAACGGTGCGACGGTCCCGGAAGCCTGCGCCGAAGCCGGCATCAGCACGTCATCGTACCACGAGTGGCGTCGGAAGGGCGAGGCCAGTGACGCCGACGCCGACGAGGACGTGTTCGTGGAGTTTCTGGAGGAGACAACACGCGCGCGACGCATCGGCGCGAAACGGGATCGCGAACGACTCAAAGAACTGATAGCAGAAACGGGCGACACGCGGACCTGGTACAAACTCCACCACGACCAGTACGGCGATAGCTACCGGGAAGAAGGCGGCGACGGCGACGCCGCGGAAGGCATTCCGCTGGTCGTCCCCGAGAACGCCCGACCTGATTCATGA
- a CDS encoding phage portal protein yields the protein MTDENTTTTETAGTFGGMSTEQAVMMAATASNMVGRQQFANRAGLQFDGDRDLWEAFGYKRRFTYQDYLSWYKRGDIAKPIIDKPPETSWSERPEITDDADVGDENQTDFESDVEALFDADNNDTNLDRGLSHYLERADKLGRIGHYSVLFLGLTDVDDASELSEPVDEGELDGLDDLLFVTPLGEGDADVHEWVTDVTNPRNGLPETYKLDLANGDQTNTQIVHHSRVIHIAEGVLEDSVNGEPALRAVMNRLFDLQKIAGASAEAYWMVSNPGLALSVDPEFSDVPTEKMDKQVEEFENNFSRVLKLFGTDVEQLESQDVDPSNAVDAIMKLIAGTIEIPRRKLEGSERGELASSQDEANYLEKISARQESFCEPVILRAFLDRLLKFGVLTDPRGGSYTIDWPNLFQLTELEEAELKNQLSQAIQNLAPMGDVELLHSIEALREFSPIDEPDDATPPEDLEDVDEEIDEGDEQVQKQFDQQMGRSPAEADD from the coding sequence ATGACTGACGAGAACACCACTACGACCGAGACCGCCGGCACGTTCGGCGGCATGTCCACAGAACAGGCTGTGATGATGGCGGCGACCGCGTCGAACATGGTCGGCCGCCAGCAGTTCGCGAACCGCGCCGGTCTCCAGTTCGATGGCGATCGCGACCTCTGGGAGGCGTTCGGGTACAAGCGGCGGTTCACCTATCAGGACTACCTCTCCTGGTACAAGCGCGGAGATATCGCGAAGCCGATCATCGACAAGCCGCCGGAGACGTCCTGGAGCGAGCGCCCGGAGATCACTGACGACGCCGACGTCGGCGACGAGAACCAGACCGACTTCGAGAGTGACGTCGAGGCGCTGTTCGACGCCGACAACAACGACACGAACCTCGACCGTGGTCTCTCACATTACCTCGAGCGGGCGGACAAGCTGGGTCGCATCGGCCACTACTCCGTGCTCTTCCTCGGCCTGACCGACGTCGACGACGCAAGCGAACTCAGCGAACCAGTCGACGAAGGCGAACTCGACGGGCTCGACGACCTGCTGTTCGTGACGCCACTCGGCGAAGGCGACGCCGACGTCCACGAGTGGGTCACGGACGTCACGAATCCCCGGAACGGGCTGCCGGAAACGTACAAGCTCGACCTCGCGAACGGCGACCAGACGAACACGCAGATCGTCCACCACTCGCGCGTCATCCACATCGCCGAGGGCGTGCTCGAGGACTCGGTCAACGGCGAGCCGGCGCTGCGCGCGGTGATGAACCGGCTGTTCGACCTGCAGAAGATCGCCGGCGCCAGCGCCGAGGCCTACTGGATGGTGTCGAACCCTGGCCTCGCGCTGTCGGTCGATCCCGAGTTCTCGGACGTCCCGACGGAGAAGATGGACAAGCAGGTCGAGGAGTTCGAGAACAACTTCAGTCGTGTCCTCAAGCTGTTCGGCACCGACGTCGAGCAACTCGAGTCCCAGGACGTCGACCCATCGAATGCCGTCGACGCAATCATGAAGCTCATCGCCGGCACCATCGAGATCCCACGCCGCAAACTCGAGGGCAGCGAACGCGGCGAACTCGCCTCGAGCCAGGACGAGGCGAACTACCTCGAGAAGATCTCGGCTCGCCAGGAGTCGTTCTGTGAGCCCGTGATCCTCCGAGCGTTCCTCGACCGACTCCTCAAGTTCGGCGTTCTCACCGATCCGCGTGGTGGCAGCTACACGATCGACTGGCCGAACCTGTTCCAGCTGACCGAACTCGAGGAAGCCGAACTCAAGAACCAGCTGTCGCAGGCGATTCAGAACCTCGCGCCGATGGGCGACGTCGAACTACTGCATTCGATCGAGGCGCTGCGGGAGTTCAGCCCGATCGACGAGCCAGATGACGCTACGCCACCGGAGGACCTCGAGGACGTCGATGAGGAGATCGACGAAGGCGACGAGCAGGTTCAGAAGCAGTTCGACCAGCAGATGGGACGGTCGCCGGCGGAGGCCGACGACTGA
- a CDS encoding PBSX family phage terminase large subunit — protein sequence MSTTVPQGYQPYESGPITEPTAERFEEEQQDKVLEPLPYQQQFLNYGETYHGIITGIGAGKTTALIQRIGLNIQEWNPGRTGVVITPTVPSLRNVLIPELRKWGWLEIGEWQPSKKRWILPNGSTVIFESADNSRKIQRLRGPNIAWFGMDEPSSIAADAWDIMVGRLREGDYINAFVSGTPKGYNWVYDTFVDPDERLESVNLVHDVTTQDNPHLPDVYTDQIVEQYEGRFYEQEVKGQFTDFEGLVYPWFGEDHLVDGPPEQYDEVVYGVDWGHNNPAVVLAIVREGDRWTIADEWYERRCTTGDQAKAAEEFIDKYGQGTIYCDPSEPSNIHEFERDYGLPAEGAENAVSPGIRKIAEKQDDLRVARHCQNVRNEFSQYQYKDDGDSDDPLKQNDHAMDALRYAIYSHERAGSDITDLGWGS from the coding sequence ATGAGTACGACTGTCCCCCAAGGCTACCAGCCCTACGAGAGCGGCCCGATCACGGAGCCGACAGCGGAGCGGTTCGAAGAGGAACAGCAGGACAAGGTCCTCGAGCCGCTGCCCTACCAGCAGCAGTTCCTCAACTACGGCGAGACCTACCACGGAATTATCACCGGGATCGGAGCCGGCAAGACGACGGCGCTCATCCAGCGGATCGGCCTGAACATCCAGGAGTGGAACCCGGGCCGGACGGGCGTCGTGATCACGCCGACGGTCCCGTCGCTGCGGAACGTCCTCATCCCGGAGCTGCGCAAGTGGGGCTGGCTCGAGATTGGCGAGTGGCAACCCAGCAAGAAGCGCTGGATTCTGCCGAACGGTTCGACAGTGATCTTCGAGTCGGCCGACAACTCCCGGAAGATCCAGCGACTGCGGGGGCCGAACATCGCCTGGTTCGGGATGGACGAACCCTCGTCGATCGCTGCCGACGCGTGGGACATCATGGTCGGCCGGCTTCGCGAGGGCGACTACATCAACGCGTTCGTCTCCGGGACGCCGAAAGGTTACAACTGGGTCTACGACACGTTCGTTGACCCCGACGAGCGCCTTGAGTCGGTCAACCTCGTCCACGACGTCACGACCCAGGACAACCCACACCTGCCGGACGTCTACACCGACCAGATCGTCGAGCAGTACGAGGGGCGCTTCTATGAGCAGGAGGTCAAGGGACAGTTCACCGACTTCGAGGGACTGGTCTACCCGTGGTTCGGCGAGGACCACCTCGTCGACGGGCCACCGGAGCAGTACGACGAGGTCGTCTACGGCGTCGACTGGGGGCACAACAACCCCGCGGTCGTGCTCGCGATCGTCCGCGAAGGCGATCGCTGGACCATCGCCGACGAGTGGTACGAACGACGGTGTACGACCGGCGACCAGGCGAAGGCCGCCGAGGAGTTCATCGACAAGTACGGTCAGGGGACGATCTACTGCGATCCTTCAGAGCCGTCGAACATCCACGAGTTCGAACGCGACTACGGCCTGCCGGCGGAGGGGGCCGAAAACGCCGTCTCGCCCGGCATCAGGAAGATCGCCGAGAAACAGGACGATCTCCGCGTCGCACGTCACTGCCAGAACGTCCGCAACGAGTTTTCGCAGTACCAGTACAAGGACGACGGCGACTCGGACGACCCGCTGAAGCAAAACGACCACGCGATGGACGCACTCCGCTACGCGATATACTCGCACGAGCGAGCCGGAAGCGACATCACTGACCTCGGCTGGGGGAGCTAA
- a CDS encoding DUF2213 domain-containing protein encodes MQANYATQSATLGANADDVRVEELRGQEHVVAPVNMVREMVLKGEFLPLEEIEATQLAWNAKPATITHPTNQSGDFVPASHPDRYESHVTAQVFGVETSSQSRTLQGEVWINRERSSEVADDLDRDDPAEMLLDGETVEVSVGYWYERFEADGEHDGNEFDAVQVGIQPDHLALLPNGTGECSIEDGCGAGRDDAAGAAMTQAQTAAPSIIQRGAQRLQSLGIDFGANCDCGGTCGAHDGSGGSTSNNDPENTMNERIQTLAEHSAFDAETLEEWDESQLDALEESLDIADDGSGGQAQNNNGTDDAVLEEIQSLREDMVTEDDVDELVSQRVKEDEREELVSQITAQSSFDEDDLDGHSLESLEKLADEVTPQGGVYAGRAGGGSSTQNNDGGSDIPVGVGDRYLEEAN; translated from the coding sequence ATGCAAGCAAACTACGCGACGCAGAGCGCCACGCTCGGTGCCAACGCCGACGACGTCCGCGTCGAGGAGCTCCGCGGCCAGGAGCATGTCGTCGCACCAGTCAACATGGTGCGCGAGATGGTCCTCAAGGGCGAGTTTCTCCCCCTCGAGGAGATCGAGGCGACCCAGCTGGCCTGGAACGCGAAGCCGGCGACGATCACGCACCCGACGAACCAGTCGGGCGACTTCGTCCCGGCATCGCACCCGGACCGCTACGAGTCGCACGTCACCGCTCAGGTCTTCGGCGTGGAGACGTCGTCCCAGAGCCGAACCCTCCAGGGAGAGGTCTGGATCAACCGCGAGCGCTCGAGCGAGGTCGCCGACGATCTCGACCGGGACGATCCGGCCGAGATGCTGCTCGACGGGGAGACCGTCGAGGTCTCGGTTGGCTACTGGTACGAGCGCTTCGAGGCCGACGGCGAACACGACGGCAACGAGTTCGACGCGGTCCAGGTCGGAATCCAGCCCGATCACCTCGCACTCCTGCCGAACGGGACGGGCGAGTGCTCGATCGAGGATGGCTGCGGCGCCGGTCGCGACGATGCGGCCGGCGCGGCGATGACCCAGGCCCAGACAGCGGCACCATCGATCATCCAGCGTGGGGCCCAACGACTCCAGAGCCTGGGAATCGACTTCGGAGCAAACTGCGACTGTGGCGGCACCTGCGGCGCACACGACGGCAGCGGCGGATCGACTTCAAACAACGACCCAGAGAACACCATGAACGAACGCATCCAGACGCTGGCAGAGCACAGCGCGTTCGATGCCGAGACGCTCGAGGAGTGGGACGAGTCCCAGCTCGACGCCCTCGAGGAGAGTCTCGACATCGCGGACGACGGCAGCGGCGGACAGGCACAGAACAACAACGGCACGGACGACGCGGTCCTCGAGGAGATCCAGAGTCTCCGCGAGGACATGGTCACGGAAGACGACGTCGACGAGCTCGTCTCCCAGCGCGTCAAGGAGGACGAGCGCGAGGAACTGGTCTCGCAGATCACGGCGCAGTCCAGCTTCGACGAAGACGACCTCGACGGCCACAGTCTCGAGAGCCTCGAGAAGCTCGCCGACGAGGTCACCCCGCAGGGCGGCGTCTACGCCGGCCGCGCCGGTGGCGGAAGCTCGACGCAGAACAACGACGGCGGATCGGACATCCCGGTCGGTGTCGGTGACCGCTACCTCGAGGAGGCTAACTGA